One Dictyoglomus sp. NZ13-RE01 genomic window carries:
- a CDS encoding sn-glycerol-3-phosphate ABC transporter substrate-binding protein, whose protein sequence is MKKLIPILFLILFTFVLVNAQVPQGRVEIEFWFALTGPLGDATMKLVNDFNSSQNKYWVNAVYKGSYAEVMSAAIAAYRAGKAPHIVQIFEVGTATMMYSKAIYPVYQLFKDIGVPFDPKKYIPAVKDYYSYPDGRMAAMPFNSSTAVLWYNKDAFRKAGLDPNNPPKTWAEVRKASLEIVKKGAAKIGLSASWLPWTQFEQFGAIHNVPYATRWNGFLGLDARLALNHPLYIRHVQNLIDMQKEGSFTYGGRDAQPDGLFPSGEAAMLIASSALYGRVSREAKFDWGITYLPYYDDVPKAPYNSIIGGAALWVMRRPDATIEHYKAVAEFFKFLGLPENDAWWHMNTGYLPVTLDGYKHAKEQGFYKKNPFAEIPILQLTRTNPTPNTKGLRLGNLPSIRIVIYEEMEKALQGQQSAKDTINNIVNRGNSILRDFEAIYK, encoded by the coding sequence ATGAAAAAGTTAATTCCTATTTTATTCTTAATCTTGTTTACTTTTGTATTAGTGAATGCGCAAGTTCCTCAAGGTAGAGTTGAAATAGAATTCTGGTTTGCTCTAACCGGTCCATTAGGCGACGCAACAATGAAATTAGTTAACGATTTTAATTCATCTCAGAACAAATATTGGGTAAATGCAGTCTACAAAGGTTCGTATGCGGAAGTTATGTCTGCTGCAATTGCTGCTTATAGAGCTGGAAAAGCACCCCATATTGTACAGATTTTCGAAGTGGGTACTGCAACAATGATGTATTCAAAGGCTATTTATCCTGTATATCAATTATTTAAAGATATAGGAGTTCCTTTTGATCCTAAAAAATATATTCCTGCAGTAAAAGACTATTATAGTTATCCTGATGGAAGAATGGCAGCCATGCCTTTTAATAGTTCTACTGCTGTTCTTTGGTATAACAAGGATGCTTTCCGTAAAGCAGGACTTGACCCTAATAATCCTCCAAAGACTTGGGCTGAGGTGAGAAAGGCATCCTTAGAGATTGTTAAAAAGGGAGCAGCAAAGATTGGTCTATCAGCTTCTTGGCTTCCATGGACACAATTTGAGCAATTTGGTGCTATTCATAATGTACCATATGCAACTCGTTGGAATGGATTCCTTGGTTTAGATGCAAGATTAGCTTTAAACCATCCTCTTTATATCCGTCATGTACAAAATTTAATTGATATGCAAAAAGAAGGTTCCTTCACCTATGGAGGAAGAGATGCTCAACCTGATGGACTTTTCCCATCTGGGGAGGCTGCAATGCTTATTGCTTCTTCCGCATTGTATGGTCGTGTTTCAAGGGAAGCGAAGTTTGATTGGGGTATAACTTATCTCCCTTATTATGATGATGTTCCTAAAGCTCCATATAACTCTATTATCGGTGGAGCAGCTCTTTGGGTAATGCGTAGACCTGATGCAACAATTGAGCATTATAAGGCAGTGGCTGAATTCTTCAAATTCCTTGGTTTACCCGAAAATGATGCATGGTGGCATATGAATACAGGATATCTTCCTGTAACATTAGATGGTTACAAACATGCGAAAGAACAAGGATTTTATAAAAAGAATCCATTTGCTGAAATACCAATTTTACAATTGACTCGAACTAACCCCACTCCTAATACTAAGGGTTTAAGACTTGGAAATTTACCTTCTATTCGTATAGTAATATATGAGGAAATGGAAAAAGCTTTACAAGGTCAGCAATCTGCTAAAGATACTATAAACAACATTGTTAACCGTGGTAATAGCATATTAAGAGATTTTGAGGCTATTTATAAGTAA